In bacterium, the DNA window AGATGACAGCCTGTGCGGTAGAATCCGGCTTCATGAAGGGGCCCTTGTTGAGGGGAAACGCGTGTTGCAACTCGTTTCTACCGCAACTGGGGCCTTCTTCAATTCAAGACCACGACTTCTTCATGAATTATTCGCGTTAGGAACCCCGGCCGACCAGAAGCACTCTGCCATGAGCCATGCCGTCGCGACTGTCTCGGGCGCAGGTTTCAGGATCACGGTGTTGCCAGCGGCGAGCGCCGCCGCTACGCCACCGCAGGGGATGGCGATGGGGAAATTCCAAGGAGGAATCACTGCGACTACGCCTCGGCCGTGCGCCTCGAGGTCCTGCTGGCTCGAAACAGCCTCGGCGCTCTCTGCGTAGAACTCACAGAAATCGACCGCTTCGGAAAGCTCGGGGTCACTCTCTGTCAATGTCTTGCCCGCTTCTGCGAGCGCGATCCCCATCAACTCGGCGCGGCGTTCACGAAGCTGCTGCGCGACCGCTCTCAAGATGGAACCGCGGTCGCCTGCCGTCCTCTGGCGCCAGCCATCCGGGTCGGCAGCTGCGCACGCTACTGCCTCATTCACATCGTTGACAGTGCCGATCTCGAAACGCGCGACAACGACACCGGGGCGGGACGGGTCGAGAGATTCTCCGATCTCGCGATCTCCGTGCCGGACTCGGCCTGCGATGACGCGTGGCACGTGCATGGCACGGTTGTCGAAGCGGTCGTGCCAGGAATCGACGATGGAAGCCGCCCATTCGGAATGATGAGGTAGCGCGAAATCGGTGTCAGGCTCATTTCGAAACGTCGGCGATTCTTCGACCGTGCTCTTACCGGGAGACTGCCCTCGGGCGCGACGATCTTGACTTCTTCGCGGTGCATCGGGGAGAGAGGAATGTGCGCCGAGGGATGCAACGAAATCGCGCTCGAGGCTCTGCCATTCTCTCGAGTCGACTGAGAGTCGGAATGCGTGACGGAGGAAATTGTCGGGCCCGGTATTCTCGTCGAGCCTGCGGACGAGGTAGCCGATGGCATGAACGAAGGCGTCTCGGCGGCAGGCCGGTGCGTAGAGGAGAAGGTCCTGTACTTCTTCGAAGATCGCCCGACGTTGGTGATTTGCCATGCCTTCGAGCATCTCGAGATGGACCAGCTCTCGAACGCCGCGTGCGTCGGCGAGGACGAGGCCATAGGCGAGTTCGAAGAGGTTGTGGGACGCAATTCCGACCCGGACGGCCCGTGCATGATCCGGCAGAAGTGCGAAGCGAAGCATGCGCTTGTAGTTGGCGTCGGTGTCCTGCTTCGTCCGGAACGTGGCCTGGGGCCAATCGCGTATGGAGGCCTCGAGACGCTCCATTTCGAGGTTCGCTCCTTTGACGATCCGAAGCGTTACAGGGGCTCCTCCCGCGTCCATGCGGCGAGTCGCCCACTCCGTCAGTTGGCGCTGCCGACGAAAGGAATCGGGGATGTATGCCTGTAGCACGATGCCAGCCCCCAGATGTTCGAGGCCGGGCCGATCGAGGGTTCGCATGAAAGTGCCGACAGTGATCGAGAGATCTCGATACGCCTCCATATCGAGGTAGACGAGCTTGGGTGCGGCTGTGCCATCCTTTCGAATGAAGTCCTGTTTTGCAGCCGCACGGATGAGCAACTCGAACCGATCGCATAGGCGAGAGATGGTCGATTCACGCGCGATGGTCGAGATCTGCGAGAAGATCGTCGAGATCTTGACCGACACGACTTCGACGTCAGGACTTTGAAGTGCCGAGAGATAGGCTTGGAGCCGCCGCTCCGCTTCGCGTTCCCCCAGCATCGCCTCGCCGAGAAAATTGACGTTCATCCGAATGCCTTCTTCTCGTCGAGCGCGTAGATGGGCGGCGATCAGCTCCGGCTCGGCTGGCAAGACGACATTTGCTGTTTCTTCCTTTATCTTCTCCTTGACGAGAGGCATCGCTACACCGGGAAGATACGTGCCGAACGATTGGAACCCTCTGAGCAAGGTGCGATCGATGGGCGAGAAGAAACGCGGCACACCCTGGACATCGAGGATATGAGTCAGTTGGTCTGCCGAACGCCGCGCGGCTCGCGAGCGGAACGTCTGATCCGTCATCTGGACGAGGGTGGCTTTGTCCGCGGGATGCTGGAGCATCCGGTCGAATTCAGCCTGCTGCCGACGTTCTGCCGGCGTTTGAAGTAGGTTGGCTCGTTCTTGGATTCGACGAGCGAGGCGGATCGTGGCAGCGATCAGCTCCGGATCGTCGGCGTTCTCGTACGCCATGGTTTGACAATAACATGAGCAACTATCCCATTTGGATCGCGAGCAAGATTCGTCATCTGGCGAGCGGGTTCACGAGGTCTGCCAGAAGGCGCACTTCATGCATTCCCATACGAACACCATGCTTGCCGACTACTGCCCAGGCCAGTGCCGCATTCAGAACCGGATTCTCTGCATTGCCGTTTGGCTCCTGGGCGGCCGGATGGTGACGCCTGCCCTGCCATGTCCATGATCCAATCCGGGGATATCATGCCTTCTCTTGCGGAGCCTCGATCGAGAAGTCGAATCTCCGCCCGACCAGGGAGTCGAAATCATGAGTGAGCCCGTGGTTCTCTATGAAGAGCAGGGGAGCGTGGCCATCGTCACGCTCAACCGACCGGAGAAGATGAACACGTTGACGGAAGGCGTCGTCCAGGGTGTTGCGGATGCGATCGACCGCGCGACGGCCTCTCGACCCATCCGGTCGATCGTTCTTCGAGGCGCCGGTCGAACCCTCACAGGGGGTTACGATTTGAATCCGGGCCAAGGCGCCGAGATGGAGGCTGGATGGGGCAGTCCTTACGACGCCCCGGGGCCCAAGCCACGGGAAGGTGCGTGGGATCCCGTTCGCGATCTGCAATTCATGGGGAAGAACGTTCGGCGCTTCATGAAGATCTGGGAATGTCCGAAGCCCGTTCTCGGCCAGATTCATGGTTGGGCGATCGGTGGCGCCACGGATCTCATCCTATGCTGCGATCTGCTCTACATGGCTGACGACGCGTTCATCGGATACGCGCCGTCCCGAATCTTCGGGACCCCCACGACGATGATGTGGGTCTATCGGCTGGGGCTCGAACACGCCAAGCAGTTCCTGCTGAGCGGCGATGCGATCGACGCTGAAACAGCCCATCGCATCGGCCTGGTTGCGCATGTCTGCCCGGCTGCCGAGATCGAGGAACGCATCCTGGCCCATGCGAGGCGGCTCGAGAACATCCCTGCCAATCAGCTCGCGCTGAACAAGCTGCTCATCAACCAGACCTTCGAGAACATGGGGCTCCGCACGACGCAACTCCTCGGAACGCTCTTCGACGGGGTCACGCGTCATACCGAGGAAGCCTACCAATGGGTCGAGAGCTTCTCGCAAAAGGGATTTCGCGAGGTGATCTCCGAACGTGATGCGCCGTTCGGCGACTACGGAGAACGCAATCGGAAATAGCGAAGGGTCGTTGCTCGACGTCCCTACGCGTTGCGTCGTGCCTTCAGGAACGATCGGAGCGGTTTGTCACGCCAGCCTGCAGCGCTGAATGCTGCCTTGAAGGGCTCCCATCGCGGCGGAGTTGCTGCTTTGGGCACATCGCCCATGACGGTGACACGTTGAATGACGCGCTCGCCCTCGAAATCGTTCAGGACCTTGTGTTGCGTGCAGCGATTGTCCCACATCGCAACCGTCCCTTCCGCCCAGTGGTAACGAACGGTGAAGCGCGGACTCGATGCCCATTGGGTCAAGTAGCGGAGCAGCATTTCGCTTTCGTCGTGGCTGAGTTCGGTGATCCTGCGTGTGAAATGCTCGTTTACGAAGAGGGATTTTTGTCCCGTCACCGGATGCAATCGGACAACGGGGTGGATGGCGTTCCTTTCCGGATTGCCGTGGGGGCTGGCATCATGAAGTGCTGTCAGGCCGTCGCATAGCTCTTGCAGGGGCGTGGAGAGTTCTTCGTAGGTCTTGTACATGTTCGCCCAGAGCGTGTCGCCGCCAACCGCTGGGCACGTCTTGATCTGCAGGATGGCCAGGACGGAAGGATTCGGCTGACAGCTGAGGTCGCTATGCCACTCGTCGGCAATGGCGCCAGCGCCACCAGACGCGTGAAGTTCGAAGAACTCCGGTCGCTCGGCATCGAGCGCCAGGTTCGGATGGGCCTCGAGCTCGCCGAAGAGGCGGCCGAACGCGATGTGCTCCTCCGGAGTGAGGTGCTGCCCGGGGAAGAAGAGCACCAGATGCTCCGCCATCAGCGATTGAAGCAGCTCCGCATCTTCGGGGCCTGCCTTCGCCAGGGAGATGCTGCGGATCTCGGCTCCGAGAGAGCCGGAAAGGCGTGTGACATCCAGTTCATTGAGGTCACGGGCTGTCGCCATGCTTTCCGTCCTCCGCGTCGAGGGTGTCTCGGCTGTCCCGGATCGTAGCCCGAAGGAGCACGCCTTGTACCGGTTCGAGAATGGACGCTTTGGCGGGGTGGGTTCGCCCTGGCCGATACAAGCTACGTTCTGCTGCATGAGACATTGCCTACTCGTGGGTGCAATTTGTGCGGCCCTGGCGCTTCCTGCCATCGCGGAAGACAGCGGCGGCGCCTGGGAGACAACGCGAGAAGAGCAGGGCATCACGATCAGCCGGCTGGAGAACGTCGGGGGTGAGCCTGCGATTCGAGGCGTGGTCGTGATCGAGGCGGAACTCGTGGAACTGCTCGCCGTGCTCAGCGATGATGCCCGACGGGTCGAATGGATGTCGCGCTGTATCGAATCGCGACGCCTCGAAGAACGCCCGGATGGCAGCGTGGTCATCTACGCGCGCACGAAGGGGCAATGGCCCGTCTCCGATCGGGATTCCGTGTCCGAGTCGATCATCACCGTCTCGCCGGACGAGGGCCGCGCGTTGATCGAGCTTCGAGCTGCCGAGAGCCCGCTGATGCCCCCCATCTCAGACGCGGTGCGCATTCCCGCGATGGAGGGGCACTACCTGCTCGAGGCCGTTTCTCCGGGGCAAACGCGCGTCGAGTACCAGCTCTCGCTGAAGCTTGGCGGAAGCGTCCCCGGCTTTGTCTCGGCCTTCGTGGAGGAGGATCTGCCTTTCGACACCTTGGGCGCACTCCGCGAGCAGGTCAAGGCGACCCGTGGTGAATATGGCGCAGAGATCCTGACGATCCGCCAGCGGCTGCCCAATGTGGCATCCCCACCACCGGTGGGTGCTGGATCCTAGGCCGAAGCAGGAAACCCGACTCGTCTGCGATGGCATCGCCGGGCGATCAAGAAGTTGGGGTCGGAACCTGCTTCCACTCGACCACGATCCCCTCTCGGGCTGCGCGGTCTGCGTCAAAAGCCATGCGATGGCTCCACAGCGATTCCGCCGCCGTCGTGAGGGGTGCGGCCTCTCCGCGGATTGCCGCGAGGAAGCCGCGGAAGAGTCGGGGATCCCCGCCGCCGTGAATGCCGGTCTCAACGGGTACGTCCACGCTCCGCGTGCGTCCCGTCTTGTGGTCGGTGACCTCGACGAAATGCTCGAGGGTGTAGAAGCCTGCAACGAGGGAGCCTCGTGTCCCGTCGATGCGGGTTTCCCGGCCTTCACGATGGGAAGTGCTGTGCATCGTAAAGCTGGCAGTGACGCCATTGGTGAAGGAAACGCCCACATGCTGGCTGGCAGGCTGGTCCGCGTCGGGGATTCGGTCCACGCATCGCCCATAGTTGGTGGTGCGCAGTGCGTGCTCGATTCCGAGCTCGGAGGTGTCGTCGGTGATCGCTGATACGGGCCAGCTATTCCAGCCGGAAGCGCGAGGGAGCTCGGTCTCTTCCGGCTGAAGGGAGGCAGGCTCGCCAACGGCTCCTGGTGCCCGGGTCTTGAGGGCGAGGTCGAGCAGCAGCGGGCTCATTTGCTGGTAGGTCGCCACGGCGTCGTAGGCACAGCTGGTCGCGTGGGAGCAGCCCTCGATGCAGAACTCCGGTGCGTCCGTTGGTGCGTTGGCGGCCGTAAGCCGTGTGGGGCTCGCGATCGAGGTCAGCCGCGCGGGCGGCGC includes these proteins:
- a CDS encoding bifunctional proline dehydrogenase/L-glutamate gamma-semialdehyde dehydrogenase: MAYENADDPELIAATIRLARRIQERANLLQTPAERRQQAEFDRMLQHPADKATLVQMTDQTFRSRAARRSADQLTHILDVQGVPRFFSPIDRTLLRGFQSFGTYLPGVAMPLVKEKIKEETANVVLPAEPELIAAHLRARREEGIRMNVNFLGEAMLGEREAERRLQAYLSALQSPDVEVVSVKISTIFSQISTIARESTISRLCDRFELLIRAAAKQDFIRKDGTAAPKLVYLDMEAYRDLSITVGTFMRTLDRPGLEHLGAGIVLQAYIPDSFRRQRQLTEWATRRMDAGGAPVTLRIVKGANLEMERLEASIRDWPQATFRTKQDTDANYKRMLRFALLPDHARAVRVGIASHNLFELAYGLVLADARGVRELVHLEMLEGMANHQRRAIFEEVQDLLLYAPACRRDAFVHAIGYLVRRLDENTGPDNFLRHAFRLSVDSREWQSLERDFVASLGAHSSLPDAPRRSQDRRARGQSPGKSTVEESPTFRNEPDTDFALPHHSEWAASIVDSWHDRFDNRAMHVPRVIAGRVRHGDREIGESLDPSRPGVVVARFEIGTVNDVNEAVACAAADPDGWRQRTAGDRGSILRAVAQQLRERRAELMGIALAEAGKTLTESDPELSEAVDFCEFYAESAEAVSSQQDLEAHGRGVVAVIPPWNFPIAIPCGGVAAALAAGNTVILKPAPETVATAWLMAECFWSAGVPNANNS
- a CDS encoding crotonase/enoyl-CoA hydratase family protein, which encodes MSEPVVLYEEQGSVAIVTLNRPEKMNTLTEGVVQGVADAIDRATASRPIRSIVLRGAGRTLTGGYDLNPGQGAEMEAGWGSPYDAPGPKPREGAWDPVRDLQFMGKNVRRFMKIWECPKPVLGQIHGWAIGGATDLILCCDLLYMADDAFIGYAPSRIFGTPTTMMWVYRLGLEHAKQFLLSGDAIDAETAHRIGLVAHVCPAAEIEERILAHARRLENIPANQLALNKLLINQTFENMGLRTTQLLGTLFDGVTRHTEEAYQWVESFSQKGFREVISERDAPFGDYGERNRK
- a CDS encoding taurine dioxygenase; translation: MATARDLNELDVTRLSGSLGAEIRSISLAKAGPEDAELLQSLMAEHLVLFFPGQHLTPEEHIAFGRLFGELEAHPNLALDAERPEFFELHASGGAGAIADEWHSDLSCQPNPSVLAILQIKTCPAVGGDTLWANMYKTYEELSTPLQELCDGLTALHDASPHGNPERNAIHPVVRLHPVTGQKSLFVNEHFTRRITELSHDESEMLLRYLTQWASSPRFTVRYHWAEGTVAMWDNRCTQHKVLNDFEGERVIQRVTVMGDVPKAATPPRWEPFKAAFSAAGWRDKPLRSFLKARRNA
- a CDS encoding Gfo/Idh/MocA family oxidoreductase, which codes for MTRALRGLVIGAGMRGADAYTPHLLAEPGDGKIVGVAEPNPVRRKAFAERYGIPAEACFDHYRALLEADLQADYALVATPDSEHTLPAHLALEHGLHVLLEKPMATTLKECEALVAAAERADRLLQICHVLRYAPLYEAVKAVIEGGELGELVTIQHSENVSHWHYAHSYCRGTWRNSNASSPMILAKSCHDMDLLYWLADAPPARLTSIASPTRLTAANAPTDAPEFCIEGCSHATSCAYDAVATYQQMSPLLLDLALKTRAPGAVGEPASLQPEETELPRASGWNSWPVSAITDDTSELGIEHALRTTNYGRCVDRIPDADQPASQHVGVSFTNGVTASFTMHSTSHREGRETRIDGTRGSLVAGFYTLEHFVEVTDHKTGRTRSVDVPVETGIHGGGDPRLFRGFLAAIRGEAAPLTTAAESLWSHRMAFDADRAAREGIVVEWKQVPTPTS